The sequence below is a genomic window from Polynucleobacter sp. MWH-UH19D.
TGAGTGGCATAGCGTACAAACCGTTGGCATTCATAAAGACTTACAAAACCCTGGTTCACAAACTTACCGTCACTGGCATGAGGCTGTATTGCGCCAATTTAATGGCAAGACTCCACGACATGGAGCAATCTGGCTCACCTACTACCCCAACGTGATGGTCGAATGGTATCCAGGCGTACTCTGCGTTTCTACCTTACACCCTATGGGTGTTAACAAAACACGCAATATTGTTGAGTTCTACTACCCAGAAGAGATCGCTCTATTCGAACGGGAATTTGTGGAAGCGGAGCGCGCTGCCTATATGGAAACTTGCATTGAAGATGATGAAATTGCTGAGCGCATGGATCAAGGTAGAGCAGCACTACTTGCGCGAGGGGTAAATGAGGTTGGCCCTTATCAAAGCCCGATGGAAGATGGCATGCAACATTTTCATGAGTGGTATCGACGCGTGATGAACTTTCAAGGCGCATAATCTACATACACACTTCTCGCCACCAACGTATTAGTTAAATAGGAAGCATCATGACTCCTCTAATTACTGCAAACCAGTTAGAAGAAATCATTAATAGTGGCGAGAACGTATTACTCTGTGATTGCCGTTTTGATTTAGTAGATACCCAAGCTGGCAAAAAAGCTTACGAAGAAAGCCATATTCCTGGCGCGATTTATGTAGATCTCGATCAAGACTTGTCAGGCACCAAGACTGGCAAGAATGGCAGACATCCATTACCCACACCTGAAGCGTGGGCACAAACCAAGACCCGCTTAGGCATTAACCCAAACACCTTGGTGGTTGCTTACGACAAACAAGGCTCTGTTTACGCTAGTCGCCTATGGTGGATGCTTAAAGCTAGCGGGCACGCTAATGTTCAAGTATTAAATGGTGGTCTAGATGCTTGGAATGGCCCCATGGGTACAGTGCCTCGCAAACCCACACCATTAAGCACGCCCGTAGCAGCAAGACCCTATGAAGGACTGGTGCTGCTAGATGAAGTTGTTCGTAATTTGCAATCTAAGAGCCATATCGTGATTGACGCACGAGCCAATGATCGCTTTCATGGGCAAAACGAAACGTTAGATCCAGTGGGTGGTCACATTCCTGGTGCCATCAATCATTTCTTTAAAGACAACCTATCGGCTACTGCTTTTAAGTCAGCAGAACAATTGTTTAAAGACTTCGTGGAACTACTCGGCTCACATAAACCAGGGCAAGTGATTCATCAATGTGGCTCTGGCGTGACTGCCTGTCACAACCTTCTGGCAATGGAAGTTGCTGGTCTCAAAGGCTCACGTCTTTACGCTGGTAGCTGGAGTGAGTGGTGTGCCGACAGCAGCAGACCGATTGAAATTTAATTCGGTTTAGTGAATTAGCGACAGTAAGACAACGAATCCAACGCCACAAGCAATCAATATCGTTTGCCGTAGTGACTCGGCCCAGTGTGGACGACGATGCATTTGCGGAATCAAATCGCTTACGGCGATATAAATAAAACTACTAGAAGCAATTACCAATAAATACGGCATCGCTGCATGGGCTTTTTCTAAGAAGAAATACGCCAGCACACCACCTATCACTGCTGCCAAGCCACAAATACAGTTGTATAGCAAAGCACGAGTCCGTGAAAAACCTGCGTTTAACAAGACAATAAAATCACCGATCTCTTGTGGAATCTCATGCGCAATGATGGCAATCGCAGTAAAGATGCCGACCTGATAATCGGCCATGAATGCGGCGGCAATCAAAATACCATCCACAAAATTATGCAAACCATCACCTACCAAAATCATCCAACCACTACGCCCTGCGTTCTCTGCATCATGACCATGATGGTGGTGATGGCCATCACCTTCGTGATGATGATCATGGCGCAAAAGCGCAATCTTTTCTAATAAGAAAAATCCCAACAAGCCAGCTAACAAAGTTGCAAATAGCAGTTGTGGATTAGTGGACTCCATACTAAAAGCCTCTGGCAAAGAGTGCAGCAATGCTGTGGCTAGTAGGATGCCCACTGATAAACTCACCATGTGATTGACCATCTTTGCCAGCAAAGCTAAAGAGCAGCTAGCGGCAACGAGTGCACTCGCAGTGCCCGCAAGCGCCGTTACCAATAGAATGCTTTGTAAGACAGTCATAGGGTATTAAGCAACGCCCATTTTCTTAAACCAAGCAATGCATTTTTCCCAACCATCTTTTGCTGGGCCCTCGCGATAGGTTGCGCGGTAATCAGCATGAAATGCATGCGGCGCATCTGGGTATACCTCGATTACCGATGCTTTTGCAGCAGCATTCTTGGGAGCTGCTTGCGCCAACGCAGCGCGCATCTGCTCAACGCTTTCTAAAGAAATGCCGGTATCAGCACCGCCATATAGCCCCAATACGGGCGCCTTTAAATCAGAGGCCAACTCAACGGGGTGACGTGGACTACCTTCTGTTTTTTCACCAATCAAGCGGCCATACCAAGCCACTCCTGCTTTAACCTGCGGCAAGGTTGCTGAGAGCCAAGTAATACGACCACCCCAACAAAAACCAGTGACACCAACACGCTTTAGATCACCGCCATTCTTCCCGGCCCAAACGAGAGCTGCCTGAAGATCGTTTAATACTTGCGCATCGGGTGTCTTTGCAACAATATTTGACTGAATTTCAGCAACAGTTCCATAAGCATTCGGATCGCCAGCGCGAGTAAAAAATTCAGGTGCGATTGCTAAATATCCCAATTTGGCAAATCGTCTGGTGACATCAGCAATATATTCATGCACGCCAAAAATTTCACTCACAACAATTACGATGGGCAAATTACCTTTAGCTTTTTCAGGACGCGATACATAGGCTGGCATTTGGAAGCTACCTACCGGTATCATTTGCTCGCCTGCCTTAAGCCCCTTGAAATCTGTTTCAATTGCAGCAGCAAGAACTGGATCTGCCGCAGCAACGAAACCTACCCCTAGCGCCGTCACCGCGGTACTTGCCACTGAGGCTTTCATAAAACGTCTTCTACCTTGATCTTGTGTTTTTTCGCTCATGATATTTGTCTCCAAGTGATTTTTTAATGGGCTTCTTCCCAATTATCGCCAATACCGATACTCACAACCAACGGCACTTTTAACTTAGCTACATTGCACATCAAATCCGGTAGTTTTGCTTGCAATAGGTCAATTTCATCCAATGGCACATCAAATACCAATTCATCGTGCACCTGCAGTAAGAGCTTAGTTTTCAGCTTTTCTTTCTCTAGCCAATCTTCCACTGCAACCATCGCTAACTTAATCAGGTCAGCGGCAGTGCCTTGCATCGGCGCATTAATTGCGGCACGCTCTGCACCTTGGCGGCGAGGTCCATTTGACCCCTTAATCTCTGGAAGCCACAAGCGCCTACCAAAAACGGTTTCTACATAACCATTTTCTCTGGCTTCTAGGCGAGTATGCTCCATATACTGCGCCACACCTGGATAACGATCAAAATATTTCGCAATATAGTTTTGCGCAGCAGAGCGCTCAATCCCTAAATTGCCCGCCAAACCAAAGGCACTCATACCGTAGATCAAGCCGAAGTTAATGACCTTGGCATAACGCCGCTGTTCGGAATTGACTTCACTCAAAGGAACACCAAAAATTTCAGCAGCCGTTGCCTGGTGCACATCCTTGCCTTCTTTGAAGGCTGTTAGTAAGTTTTCATCCTCGGCGATGTGCGCCATGATGCGCAGTTCAATTTGCGAGTAGTCGGCAGATAATAATTTGCAACCCTGTGCAGGTACAAAGGCTTCACGAATACGTCGACCTTCTTCAGTGCGCACAGGAATGTTTTGCAAATTGGGGTCGCTTGATGCCAGACGACCTGTCACCGCAGTAGCTTGGGAAAAATTGGTGTGTACACGACCCGTCTTGGAATCAGCCATACGTGGCAATTTTTCAATATAGGTTGACATTAATTTTGCCAAGCCTCGATAGTCCAAAATACGCGCGGGCAAAGGATAGTCCTCTGCCAACTTTTGCAAAACCTCTTCGTCCGTAGAGGGTGCGCCCGATGGCGTCTTTTTAATGATGGGCAACTCTAATTGCCCAAATAAGATTTCTGCAATTTGCTTAGGCGATTGAATATTAAATGGCTGACCAGCAAGTTGATGAATCTCACTCTCTAATTCCAAGAGGCGTTTACCAACTTGTTGGCCTTGCTTACCTAAAAGAGCTGAGTCAATCCGAATACCATTACGCTCCATGACTCCAAGCACATGCATCGCAGGCATTTCAATCTGTTGATACACATACAAGAGTCCGGGATTCGCCTGAATCTGAGGCCATAACTCTTGGTGGAGTCGCAAGGTAATGTCGGCATCTTCAGCCGCATAGTCAGTAGCGACTTGAAGATCTACCTGATCAAAACCAATTTGATGTGCACCCTTGCCGCAAACCTCTTCGTAACGAATCGTTTTCACGCCCAGGTGGCGCTCAGCCATGCTGTCCATATTGTGCGGAAGATGAGACTCGAGCACATAAGATTCCAGCAAGGTATCAAACGCAACGCCGCCCAATGTAATTCCATAGTTCGCAAATACGTGGATGTCGTACTTTAAGTTTTGCCCGACTTTTAAATGCGTTTTACTTTCTAACCAAGACTTCATACGCGACAACACCTGATCACGGCTCAGTTGCGTCTCGCCATTGCGATGTGCCACTGGAATGTAACAAGCTTCTCCTGGTTTTACAGACAATGAGATGCCAACTAATTCCGCGGCTAATGCATCTAGGCTAGTAGTTTCTGTATCAACAGCCGTTAACTCAGCCGCTTCAATTTTTCTCAACCACTTTTCTAAAGTCACTTCATCCGTAACGCACTCATATTGGCGCTCTAGCGAATCTGGTGCAGCTGTTTTTGGTGATGCGCTTACAGCTGCTGTAGATTTTTTTGATTCAACTGCTTCGACTTGATTGCTGATTGGCGTACCGGCTAGATCCAGAGACTCTCCTTCTAGGGCCTCATTGGATGGACTTGCTAACTGCTTTTCTACATCACGCAACCATGTTTTAAATGCATAGCGCTCAAACAAATCTCGCAGTAGAGCAGCATCTTCTGGCTTGGCATGTAAATCATCCAAACCTGGCAAGTGTGGCGACAAATCGCAATCTGTTTTAACGGTGATTAGTTGTCGTGCTTGTGGCAACCAACTGAGCGTTGCACGCAAGTTTTCTCCGACTACACCTTTTACTTGATCTGCATTCGCAATCAAATTATCTAAATTGCCAAACTCTGCCAGCCATTTATTTGCTGTTTTGGGGCCTGCCTTTGGAACGCCAGGAACATTGTCAACGGCATCACCAATGATCGATAAGTAATCCACAATTAACTCTGGTGGAACGCCAAATTTTTCAACCACGCCATCAATGTCTAATTTTTCATTGGTCATCGTATTAATCAGCGTGACCGATGCATTGACTAATTGCGCCAGATCCTTATCACCCGTAGAGATGATGGTTTCCCAACCCGCTTGTGTAGCCTGGCAAGCTAAGGTACCAATCACATCGTCAGCCTCCACCCCCGATACCATTAATACAGGCCAGCCCAATGCCTTAACCATCAAATGAATTGGCTCAATTTGCTTGACCAAATCCTCGGGCATAGGAGAGCGATGGGCCTTGTATTCTGGGTACATCTCATCCCGGAAGGTTTTCCCTTTAGCGTCAAATACGCAAGCAATATGGTCGGCTTTTAGCTCCGAACGGGCACGGCGCATCATATTGACCATGCCATATATAGCCCCCGTGGGCTCTCCAGCCCCATTTCTTAGGTCGGGCATGGCATGGAAGGCGCGATAGAGGTAGCTAGAGCCATCTACCAACAAGAGTCTATGTTTCGTCATACCGCAATCGTACAATCTAGTTAACAATTACCTACAGGACGGATTAATCAACTGCCCAAAAGTAGGCCAAAAAAGGTGAAAAATGATGCATGCCCTAACAAACGTAATTAGCCATATCTTGAGCCAAAGTCTCGCTCTCACGAGTTTTTTGGTAATTTTTGCTGTCTTCGGAGCAGGTTCTGCACAGGCTCAGAATAACAGCCAGGCACTCAGTCAATCTGAGTTGAACCGAATCAATAATCAACCACTCTCACCCATGATGAGTCCGGCTGGCGTTGTGAGCAATCCAGAGACTCGCAAGCCAAGCTTCCAACACAAAGAAGCTACTGGCACTGAAATTACCGAATACAAGGATGCAAATAGTCCTACACAAGTACAAGTTAAAACCAAGTACACCACTTATGAGATGTCGCCACCAGATTCTGTAATGCCTGGACCACCCTCCGGTGAAGGTGCACTGATTAGCGTACCCAGCATCAGCATTCCGATTCAATAAAGAACTACGCATTTAACAATGGCTGTATTTACTCCGATTGAACTTGGTGAGATTGCTCCATGGATCTCCCAAGAATTTACTATCGGCCAAGCAACAGATATTCGTGGCATTCATGGTGGAATTGAAAACTCCAACTTCTTCTTAGACACCACTAAAGATGGCAAGAAACAAGAATATGTTCTTACCATCTTTGAGCGCTTAACTGCAGCGCAACTTCCCTACTACCTAGAGCTAATGCGTCACTTGGCGAATAAAGGCATTCCTGTGCCTAAGCCAATTGAGAATAAGCGTGGCGAGATTCTTTTTACCCTAAAAGGTAAGCCAGCCGCGATCGTTAGCAAGTTACCCGGCCTCTCCCGAATGCAGCCAGAAGTAAAGCACTGCGCTTTAGTTGGTGAGATGCTGGCCAAAATGCATCTTGCTGGAAAAGATTTTCCAAAGACGCAAGAAAATCTTCGCAGCCTTGGTTGGTGGCAACAAACCATTCCACTAGTATTGCCTCATTTAAATACTGCTCAAAAAGAATTGCTTACTCATGAGCTCAGTACCCAAGAAGCTTTTTTCTCATCTAGTAATTACGACATGCTTCCGCAAGGCGCTAGCCATTGCGATCTCTTCAGAGATAACGTCTTGTTTGATCCTAAGGGATCATCAGATAGCAGCAATGATCAGTTAGGCGGGTTTTTTGATTTCTATTTTGCTGGCACCGATAAATGGTTGTTTGACCTTGCTGTCACCGTGAATGATTGGTGCTTGGCTGAGAATAAGCAAGATTTAGATCCAGCTCGCTTTGATGCCTTGATGAATGCCTATCAATCTGTGCGCCCACTTACCAAAGAAGAGCAAGTAAGCTGGCCTCTGATGGTACGAGCAGCAGCCTTGCGTTTTTGGGTTTCTCGCCTATGGGACTTTTATTTACCCCGTGACGCCCAAATGCTCACACCGCATGACCCAACGCATTTCGAACGCATTCTTCTTAGCCGCCGCACTCTATGAGACTTAATAACGTTGCCCCCAAAGAAGGCTACACCTGGATTCAACAGGGAATTTGGTTATTCAAACAAAATCCTTTGGGATTTTTGATGTTGGTCTTTATGTATGTTTTTGTTGCTCAACTTGCCGTCATCATCCCAGTCATTGGCGTCTTTGCGGTCCTGCTACTGACACCCACTCTTTCGGTTGGATTTATGACTGCTTGCCGTCAAGCAATTCAGAAAGAGCGTATTCGACCCAGCGTCTACTTAATTGCATTGCAATCAGGACAATTTGTTCGTAACCGAATTCTGCAGTTAGGCTTGGTATACGCCGCTTTGATTTTGCTGATGAGTTTTGTCTTGAGTCTCTTGGTGGATTTCGAAACGCTATTGCCCCTCATGACAACCGATAAACCCATCACCCCCGAAGCACTCAGGCAGGTTTATCTTGTGCTGGTCTTTGGCGCCATTTTGTATATCCCCATTGCAATGCTGATGTGGTTCTCACCCATCTTAATTGCTTGGGCTGATATGTCTGTTCCGCAAGCCTTGTTTTCTAGCTGGCTAGCTTGTTGGACAAATAAAGCCGCATTCTTTTTTTACCTTGCCATCTGGAGTGCGATTTTGATCGCCATTCCTTTGTCAATCGGCATGCTCTTTGATGCTTTAGATTTAGGTCAGGCAGCATCTTTTATTGTGGCGCCAATTTCGATGGCTGGCTTAACCATCATGCACTGCTCCTTTTATGCCACTTGGAAAGCCTGCTTTGCTGAAGAAGGAGCTAGCCTGTAAGCTTAGCTCTCATCAAACTCAGTCAATTGCAGCCAATTTTGCAATACTGAGTTGTAACCATTTGACGCCGTGACGCTTAAAGTTCACTTGCGCTCTAGCATCCGCATCAACACCCTCTAATCCTGTAACACGCCCTTCACCAAACTTCGTATGAAATACATTTTGGCCAATCGTGAAAGGATAATTTCCTCGGGGCGGTGAAGCTAAACGCTTCACTTCCATAGAGGCTGAGCTGACTCGCTTAGCTGGTCTTGGGCGTTCGCTACCAGAATCAAAAAAGTCATTCGATTCGTATTCACGCTGACGGGTGTAACCATCTTGCCAGGTAGAACTGGATCTTGAGCTGCCACCCCAACGCGCATCTTTTGCTTTAGGTGTTAACCACTTCAATGATTCGCTTGGTAACTCTTCCAAGAAACGGGAAGGCATGTTGTAGCGCACTTGGCCATGCAGCATGCGTGACTGGGTGTGCGACAAATACAAGCGCTCCTTAGCGCGCGTAATAGCAACATACATGAGGCGTCGCTCTTCTTCTAAACCGTTTTGCTCATTCACGCTGTTCTCGTGCGGGAACAAGCCCTCTTCAAGACCAGTAATAAATACCGAGGTGAACTCCAAACCTTTTGCAGAGTGCACCGTCATGAGTTGCACAGCATCTTGACCTGCTTGAGCCTGGTTATCGCCCGCTTCCAAAGAGGCATGCGCCAAGAAAGCCGCAAGTGGAGACATTTCTACTGTGCCTGGATCATTTTCACCAGGCAAGAGTGCGGCAATCGCATCTTGCCCATAACCCTCTTCCGCAATAAATGCAGTAGCGGCGTTAATCAATTCTTGTAAGTTTTCGACTCGGTCTTGCCCTTCGCGCTCAGACAAATAATGCTGAATCAAGCCGCTGTGCTGAATCACAAACTCAACAGTTTCTGGCAGGGTATTGTGGCGGGTTGCTTCACGCATGTGATCCACCAGGCGAATAAAGCCGCCTAAGGAGGCGCCCGCTTTACCCTCGAGAGAAGATGCTGCGGTGTACAAGGAACACTGCTGGGCTCTTGCTGCATCTTGTAATGCTTCAATCGATCTTGCGCCAATACCCCGCGTTGGGAAATTCACAACCCGAGAGAAGGAAGTATCGTCATTGGGATTTTCAAGTAAACGCAAATAAGCGAGTGCATGCTTAATTTCTGCGCGCTCGAAGAATCGCAATCCGCCATACACACGATACGGAATACCCGCAGAGAAAAGTGCATGCTCAATAATGCGTGACTGCGCATTGCTTCTATAGAGCAAAGCAATTTCAGTGCGTTTGATGCCGCTATTTACCAAGGCTTTTATTTCATCTACCAACCAAGCTGCTTCAGCATGATCACTTGGTGCCTCATAGATGCGAACTGGCTCACCATGTCCAGCATCAGTACGTAAGTTCTTGCCAAGACGCTCAGCATTATTTGCAATCAAATGATTGGCGGTATCCAAAATATGTCCGTGTGAGCGATAGTTCTGCTCGAGCTTGACCAGCAAGGGATGAAACTGCTTTTCATAAAGACGCATGTTTTCAACGTCAGCGCCACGGAAGGCGTAAATACTTTGGTCGTCATCGCCGACTGCAAATACCGAACTACTTCCCATACCGCTCACATTGACACGGCTCGCATCATGACCAGAAAGTAATTTGAGCCAGGCATATTGCAAGGCATTGGTATCCTGAAACTCGTCAATCAGAATATGACGAAAGCGCTCTTGGTAATGAGTACGAATCGGCTCGCTGTGCTTCAATAGCTCATAACTACGCAGCAGTAATTCAGCAAAATCTACAACGCCTTCACGCTGGCATTGCTCATCATAGGCTGCATACAGTTGCGCCATCTTTGCCTGAAAATCATCGCCAAGCGATAAATCTTTAGCGCGCTGCCCACGCTCTTTTGCATGCGCAATGAAATACTGCAACTGCTTAGGTGGATACTTTTCATCATCCACCTTTAAACCTTTTAAAAGACGCTTAATGGCCGATAGCTGATCTTGGGTATCTAGGATCTGGAAGGTCGATGGTAAACCCGCCTCTTTATGATGAGCCCGCAATAAACGATTACATAAGCCATGGAAAGTGCCAATCCACATGCCACGAGTATTGATTGGCAGCATGGCGCTCAAGCGCACCATCATCTCTTTTGCCGCCTTATTGGTAAATGTCACCGCCAAGACCCCGATCGGTGAAACTTGCCCTGTTTGAATCAACCAAGCAATCCTAGTAGTCAACACACGTGTCTTGCCACTACCAGCGCCTGCCAAAATCAAGGCAGATTGGGCTTGGCCATCTGGGTTAACGGGCGGGAGGGTTACAGCCTCGCGCTGTTCTGGATTAAGGTTCGCGAGCATGTCTGAATACATCAGCCCAATTATAATTTGCCTCTTATGCCAAATGCCTCAAATAGCCCCAATTCATCAGTCGCTGGCTCTGCGGAAGAGCTAGCCAAATCCTACGAACCTGCACCGATTGAAGCCTATTGGGGCCCAGAGTGGGAGCGCAGAGGAATAGCTGACGCCAGCATGGATGAGGGTAAGGGTGATTTTTCGATTCAGCTGCCACCACCCAATGTGACTGGCACCCTTCACATGGGTCATGCTTTTAATCAAACCATCATGGATGGCTTGATTCGTCATGCTCGCATGTCTGGCAAAAATACCTTATGGGTACCTGGCACAGACCACGCTGGCATTGCCACTCAAATCGTAGTGGAGCGCCAACTCGATGCACAAAAAATTTCTCGTCACGATCTTGGTCGTGAAAAGTTCTTAGAAAAAGTGTGGGAGTGGAAAGAAACTTCAGGCAATACTATTACCCGTCAAATTCGTCGCTTAGGGGCTTCGATTGATTGGGGCAAAGAGTATTTCACCATGGACAGCAAAATGTCCAAGGCCGTGGTTGAAGTATTTGTGCGCTTACATGAGCAAGGCTTAATTTATCGTGGCAAGCGTTTAGTGAACTGGGATCCTGTTTTAGGAACCGCGGTCTCCGATCTTGAAGTAGTCAGCGAAGAAGAAGATGGTTCAATGTGGCACATTCGCTACCCACTGACTGATGGCTCAGGCCATCTCACAGTTGCCACCACCCGCCCTGAAACCTTGCTCGGTGACGTTGCCGTCATGGTCAACCCAACAGATGAACGCTACAAGCATCTGATTGGCAAGTCGGTCAACCTTCCTTTATGTGACCGTCAGATCCCCATCATCGCTGATGAATATGTTGATTTGAATTTTGGTACGGGTGTTGTCAAAGTGACACCAGCACACGACTTCAATGACTATGCCGTTGGACAACGTCATCAGTTACCGCTCATCAACATTCTCACGCTAGATGCCAAGATTAATGAAAACGCTCCTGTTGCCTATCAAGGTATGGAGCGCTTTGCTGCTCGCAAACAAGTCGTTGCTGATTTGGATGCCGCAGGCTTACTTGAAAAAGTTCAGCCACACAAATTGATGGTGCCACGCGGTGATCGTACACAGACCATCATCGAGCCCATGCTCACCGACCAATGGTTTGTCGCAATGTCAAAACCAAGCCCCGATAACCAATATCAACCTGGGTCATCGATTGCAGGTGCGGCTCTAGATGCCGTTACTAAAGGTGATATTAAATTAGTTCCTGAGAACTGGATTACCACCTACACCCAATGGCTAGAAAACATTCAGGACTGGTGCATCTCTCGGCAACTCTGGTGGGGCCATCAGATTCCTGCTTGGTATGGCGATGATGGTCAGATTTTTGTAGCACGCTCTGAAGAAGAGGCTAAATCTAAGGCCGCAACTGCTGGCTATACCGGCAAACTCAATCGCGACCCTGATGTACTAGATACTTGGTTTAGTTCTGCACTAGTTCCCTTTAGTTCACTAGGTTGGCCAGAGGAAACACCCGCGCTACATCATTTCTTACCATCCTCAGTATTGGTAACGGGTTTTGACATCATTTTCTTCTGGGTAGCACGCATGGTCATGATGACCTGCCACTTCACTGGCAAAGTGCCATTCCACACTGTTTATGTACACGGCTTAGTGCGCGATGCGGAAGGTCAGAAGATGAGTAAGTCCAAAGGTAACACTTTGGATCCAATCGACTTAATCGATGGCATCAAACTTGATGAGCTTGTAGGGAAACGCACCACTGGCCTCATGAATCCAAAGCAAGCTGAGAGCATCGGCAAGAAAACCAAAAAAGAGTTTCCGGATGGCATTCCTGCATTTGGTACAGATGCCCTGCGCTTTACCTTCGCATCATTAGCATCGCTTGGTCGCAATATCAATTTTGATCAGAAGCGCTGCGAAGGCTATCGCAATTTCTGTAACAAACTCTGGAATGCGACCCGCTTCGTCTTGATGAATTGCCCAGG
It includes:
- a CDS encoding valine--tRNA ligase, with translation MPNASNSPNSSVAGSAEELAKSYEPAPIEAYWGPEWERRGIADASMDEGKGDFSIQLPPPNVTGTLHMGHAFNQTIMDGLIRHARMSGKNTLWVPGTDHAGIATQIVVERQLDAQKISRHDLGREKFLEKVWEWKETSGNTITRQIRRLGASIDWGKEYFTMDSKMSKAVVEVFVRLHEQGLIYRGKRLVNWDPVLGTAVSDLEVVSEEEDGSMWHIRYPLTDGSGHLTVATTRPETLLGDVAVMVNPTDERYKHLIGKSVNLPLCDRQIPIIADEYVDLNFGTGVVKVTPAHDFNDYAVGQRHQLPLINILTLDAKINENAPVAYQGMERFAARKQVVADLDAAGLLEKVQPHKLMVPRGDRTQTIIEPMLTDQWFVAMSKPSPDNQYQPGSSIAGAALDAVTKGDIKLVPENWITTYTQWLENIQDWCISRQLWWGHQIPAWYGDDGQIFVARSEEEAKSKAATAGYTGKLNRDPDVLDTWFSSALVPFSSLGWPEETPALHHFLPSSVLVTGFDIIFFWVARMVMMTCHFTGKVPFHTVYVHGLVRDAEGQKMSKSKGNTLDPIDLIDGIKLDELVGKRTTGLMNPKQAESIGKKTKKEFPDGIPAFGTDALRFTFASLASLGRNINFDQKRCEGYRNFCNKLWNATRFVLMNCPGGDQDNGLAPCDNQCGPDGYLDFSPADRWIVSQLQRTEAEVAKGFQNYRFDNIASSIYQFVWDEYCDWYLELAKVQLQTGTPAQQRATRRTLLRVLETILRMAHPLIPFITETLWQTVGPKSGKELAKQAKQTIALQPYPVSQPEKIDEQSEAWVAQVKAIVDACRNLRGEMQVPPGQKVPLWICGPEAFLQKATPYLLALAKLTEVKIYSDESALEKDAPGAPIALVGDIKLLLKIEVDVGAERARLGKEIERLANEITKARGKLGNESFVARAPAEVVAQEKQRLAGFEQNHEKLVAQLERLQ